From the genome of Medicago truncatula cultivar Jemalong A17 chromosome 2, MtrunA17r5.0-ANR, whole genome shotgun sequence:
CTTGTTGAATCATCGAAATAGGAGATGGTAAGTAACATAAATGACAAATTCATTGTCATCAACCACTCCAAACTGCATGTACTATGGCCCCAAAAGGCTACATAACTCTCTGAAAGAGCAATGCCAAAATGGTTTCAAGTTCCTACTATCCTTATCTAACACAAATTTATGATAGATTTGATATTTCATTTTGCTTGCAATGTATGAAATTGCGCAGGCTGATGGACTCCAAATTCACTGACATCGACAGATTTCGTCGCCAAAGTTGAACTATCCGAGGTAAAATATTGAATCAAATTTAGTTCGGTTGATGCTATAGTTTTAACATGTACTATGGCATACACCAACACAACACTCCAAAAGAGGAGCTGAAACTGAAAATTGAACAAGGTAGTTTGTGATCGTTCGCGGTCACTATAGAATCAAGTTTGTTGGAACAACCATTCAAAATGTGTTCGTCTTCAATACAAAATATGAATCCGATCACAACATCAGTACCATCGGCAAAGCCAATTTGTTCTGATACCTTCAGTAAAACTATCTGAGGAAAAACAACCAAGGACAAATCGAGGCACATACTCCTCATCAAGATGCCGTGAGCGACTGCACAAAACGCTTCAAACGGGATACTACATTTTGATATCAGCCCATATCCTTTCACCGAAAATAGCAACCTCAAAACGCTTCAGCGTCCTCTCCAgcatctaaaaataaaaaccagcACAGCGTTGCCAAATCAAGTTGCACATCACtgatttcaaaatatatgttatttcgACTTATAAGCTCGACTAGTGCTTCAACGCATCAACCCGACAACGCCGACATCATTGTCGGTTCAGGTTCCTATTATGTTTCAATATTCTATACTCAATACTCAATATACTAGTTCCatataatgttgttgttggattTAGCATCCTGAACAACAAATTGAGTTATTATAGTTGCAAGTAGCTACCGTTAAGCCAATCCTCGACTTCAAACACAACTTCGTGTGTCCTACTTGGGATGCAAACACAACTTTTCTAGCTCACATATTTCTCAAGCAAACAAAGTTGCAAAAATCTGTAGAGCATTTCCCAATTAAATGAAACGGGATACTTGGGAGTATGTTATTCAatgtatgataaaaaaaattccgaAAATAAGGACTACACCTCCTCAAAATAATGAATCTATCACAAGCAACAATGCTTGCTATAGTACCTTCTCAACAATGCTATACACCTATATGatcaaattttttacaaattgaGTGCCGTTAGAAGACATATTTAATTCTCTACTAACAGTTGCCTATATTGCACAATCTGGATTTAACTTCTTCTGATTGCTTGGTTAgtattatttgattaaaatgtCTTTATTAAAATAGACAATTGTTCTTTAAATCCATAAGTTTGTTATCATAAAAAAGGAGGAAATTGATGAACCAAATGGGTTTTAGAACAATGTTTCTaagattttgatgataataatgtatgAAAGAACAGTTGAATACTCTAATGTGTGTTCAAATGTGTAGAaccataaaatcaaattttgactTGAAATCAATTTATTGGTTCTGAAACACCATGATCTGAACGCAAAAGAATGCATTTGGTACTCAAGAGAAGCTCTGAAGACTTAGACTATGATGAAATATCAACATGTCAAAACAATTGGTTTAGTTAATCAATTGTGTGAGTTTCAGGTTGTACTTGCCACTTCGTCTACTAAAAAACATACATgtgttacgttttttttttcttttccaaaacaATTGGTTTGATTAATCAATGCTTTATTAAAGTTGTCTATAAGTTCATAAAGACCTCATGAGCATAACTCTCAGTTGGTAAAAATATTGTAGTTTCCAATAACCGAGATTCGAACACTACGCATAACCCCTAGAAGGAGTAGATCAAATCAGATGAATGTCAAAAGCGTGGCGAGCAACCCTAAAAggactaataataataacaaacctAGATGTGAGAAACACCACACATAGAACCTAGACGAAGCACGGTTGTAGCATTGAGCTACGTTGAGCGATGCTAGTTGGGGTTTGATGATGACCCAACCTTGATGGTCGATCACACCACCACAAAGTCGTGGTTACATCAGTAAcaattgatttaaattttgtgtGGAGAAGGTGGAAGTGGATGAAGGTGAAGTGTGGTTGGgtaaattaacttttaatttaatttaattataatatatttttattaaaattttataagtaTGTTAATTTCTTATGTGACACAGGTATCATGCTAGAGAAAGATAGATTAAAAAGAATTATATACACTTTTAAGGTGTTAAAGCTTCGTGCCGATAacgtattattattatatattttttacaataaattattatttagttAATAATACACtcatttaagtatttattttgcagaaaggtaaATTTGtggaatgaaataataaatagttaagactattttggaaaaaattaaataaatttttatatgtaCAAAGTACTGAACtttaaaatcagaaaataattttaaaaaataaaaacaatatacatatatatatttaaaaaataggaGGAAGTGTAAACGTCAAAAAGAAATGGACGGAATATTAACATTAGGTAAATAAGTCCCTAAAACTAATTAGGTAAATAATTTTTGGAGTATGCGTGTCATTGATTGCCTTTAAAACTAGGGGTATACATGGGTCGGTTTGGATTGAGTTTGGCCAAACCCAAAACCCGAACCATATAGAATAATTCATTTTGGTGAAGTAAAATGTCCATCGGTTATATTAATAAGTGGGTTTGGGTTGGGCAGTGGGTTACcaaattatttttctgttttttttttgttaatattaaatgactaaatgacgagttctcttattattttttttcataaaaattattcaacttttgattttcttaataaattatGTAAACTATTTTCCCTATATTTTAAcgtcataaaataataaattatgatattaaataacaaatattattataaaatacttGCAACAAATTGAAGTTGGATGACGTAAAATTGTTTTAGCATAAAAATAACTAAACATCATAATTTGTAACTCtaacatgttttgattttcaatatagagaatgtgttgtgtcaattttagaaattagactTAATTTATGACCCAAACCTTTGTTATTGTCCcgtatgaaaatgaaaataaaaataaaattatgaacatTATTTGATAAGTGAGTTTATTTGGTCTGTGTCTGGTTTTACTCGAAACACTGAATTTTGACTATTACCTTTCCCACCCTATGACCTTCTCCCgcgccctgtaaaattttcaaaattgctattttgcattccggattttaaaatccggattcatgtttactattttgaattttataatccggacaattcttatgtataatcagctATCAGACTTTCTCACATTTCAAAAgttgagttttgcttttaaaaacaacaaaaaactaagtaaaaaaatgctaaaaaattgtcaaataaaaatcataaaaataacaccaaaaaattctaaaaatcaaataaaactaatgcaaattttttcagatttttttgagaatatgaaaaattaaaaaaaattaaaaatgggtctaaacgatggaattttggattttgaggggcggagtccTGTAGGAAGtcatggtccttgaattttttctgattgTCTGGGGAAGTTTCGGTAcaatccgatcaagtagtcCGAAAATCCGATTTTTTACTAAGAACAGAtaacaatgacccaaaacagaaggatgagagttagaagattaatattgttcctaaaatgactatccataTTACAAACATATTAGAATTTATGCTGATAcagttcgaattatataatccgaacctTGAAAAAGAGTGTTTAGGGGATTTGTGGAAAAAGTAATGCTCctgaaattttcattttttaaaaccatattcaatcacccaacccaacccacctttttggttttttttggtGGGGTTTTATGGGTTTTTTTGGGTTAACCCATGTACACCCTTAGAAAGGCAGCAAGGCCAAAAGCAACAGCCAATAGAGAACCAGAAGACCAAAAGCCAACACCTCCTCAAGCTGCTGGACTCTATTATCTTTAGGTCTGTATTTTCCTTTCCTAAATGTTTGATTTCttaacattttgattttgattagactatataacatttttatcaatattattagTCACAAACGGTGCAATGGAGCCTGTTGATTCAGAAAAAGCTGTTGGTAAGAATAGCTCCGTTTCTCTGATGATTTCCAACCCTAAAGTGTTCGATTGCTGCATTTGTTTTCTACTCTTGAGCATTCCAATCTTTCAGGTATATGTAtttaaatgacttttttttaatatttttttttattaagttgttttctAAGTATGAGAAGAGTCTTTTTGGGCCcgtttgttttaaatttaaaaaaaaatggatttttctttgtatttttaaaaatgatttttttttaaatttattctaaaatagtaaaagttatttcaaactcatttgatatcactataaaaaaaactcattttatatgagttaaaaaatagattttgattttcactaacattttgagattttacatagtaaaaatcacatattttctcaaaatgacaatctttcaaaaatgatttttatgaaaagctattttttttagagattttttcaaaattttagtataCAAAAGAAATTATAACCAAATGATGAAATAATTATAATGGCATTTTAAGTTAAGTTATTCAAAcgaatttttcatttgaagatttccttgaaaatttctttgttaaaaaaattactacaacaaaaacatattacactacaaaaatctaatttaaaaaagctataacaaatgGGCCCTTTGTTGCTCTTGAATGATACTCTTTTACagtgatgatggtgatgatgaataAGTTTTATAAGGTTACAAACAGTGGTTCTATTCAAGGAATcacttttattcattttaaatgcTGTGATgagttattttaatcattttaggGTTTGCATACTAGTAACAAATAACAATGAACTTTgatttattaatcattttagGGTTACTTGCTATACAGCTATGGTGTTTTGGCGACTTTGCTAGCTGCATTCATCCATTGACTACATAaattttgataagaaaatatttgAGATGAATAGATTTACGATGGTTATACTTTTGTTTGCATAACATATCAACAATACCTTACAATGAAACCTCTTACTTTATTTTACTCTATCAAATGGTTCAAAGTCTAATTTGGTGATTTACATTTATGTTGAAATTCAGTGTAAAACTGGTCATATTGTTTGCTTTACCTGCTGTTCTAAGCTTGGGAACAAGTGCGACAAGTGCTCAAAATGCATTAGCTTAAAACGTTGCAGAGCCTTTGAGAATCTATTGCAATATATCAAAATGTCATGCCCGAATGAAAAATATGGTTGCAGAGAGACAATAGATTACAGTCAGAAGACGAAGCATGAAGAAAAATGCATCTATGTCCCATGTTATTGCCCCATTTCAGGTTGTGATTTTGTTGCCTCATCAGAGGTGTTGTCCAACCATTTCAGCAATAAACACGAGGATTCTCAAATCAAATTTTCTTATGGTCAATCTTTCATTGTCTCCTTGAAGTCTGATGATGATGCAATTATTCTTCAAGAGAAATATGATGGCAAACTATTTATTCTCATTAATAGTACTATCACTACGCTTTTGGGGAATGCAGTCAATATTTGCTGCTTTGGTCCAAATGCTTCCGAGTCCGAGTATAGTTATGGTATCAAGGCCAGGTCTCAGAGATGCAAACTGAAATTACACTCTTTTGTAACGAATGTCCAACAGGTTACTTTAGGAACTCTTTCACCAGAGTTCCTTATGATTCCAAATGGTTCTTCCAAACCTCTCAAGCTAGAAATTTGCATAACTTGCACAAACCCCGTGGTACTGACTATCTCCTTTTATTTGCTTTGATTTATTTCCTATTAGAgtcttattattatcttttacATTTTGAATTTATACTCTAGCAATTTATCTCAAATTCTTCGGTTTTTCACATGCCAAAACTAAGGTTGTTagtgttttctatttttctaattttagacCAGCTCTTGAAATATCAGtctcaaattttcttttattgatttaatGTCAATTGTGGTGCAGATGCAAATCTTCGTAAGGGACTTGAATGGAAAGATTATCACTTTGAAAGTTAAGAGTTTAGACACGATATTCAGTGTGAAGGAGCAGATTCATGACAAGAAAACATACCCAGTGCAGGACCAACGATTGACCTTTTGTTGTAGGCAACTACATGACAGCATGACCGTTGCCGATAACAACATTCAAAAAGACTCAACCCTCCACCTCACCCTCCGCCTCCTTGGGGACTAGATTACGCCACACCATTCTCGATTACTACATCCAAGAGCAGGCAACCGTCCACCCCGTTTTCGCGTCGACGACCTTTATGCCATAAAGTCTCTGACTTTTGCATTTCTTATTAATggttttacttttgttctttttgttttgtcttgggcTGTATGATAATTGTTTCTACTAGGGATGATTTTCagcaattgaaaaaatatatttacttttCAACACTAGCTGAACTAGCTAGTAACTTAATTCTCACATAGATAGATACATGCAGTGACTCGTGCAATAGAGTCTGATTTAATCGAAAAGAGTCAATTAACTTGAATCCACTCCCTGTGTTTGGAATAATAGTGGTGAATTGACAATAAGACATGCAATAGAGTCTGATTTAATTGAACGTTTTATTCTTTATACTCTGTCTCTCATTGACTTTGCAATTTAGAGCGCTAAATCTGCTGTCTTGCATGTAGTCCTCAGGGAGTTTAAGACATGCGTTCTGCTTTGAGGAAACTATTATCTCTTTGGATCCAATCTCAGTATAACCAATATCTGCAGCGCACCCGTGTCTGCAACGCATTCACAGCTAAATGTATTGGCCTTACGAACTGATTGTGTGCATGTTTGAATTGGGTGTAAATTTAGTAGAATTACACTGTGCTAGTTATACTGCAATTTTGATAAAAGCTGCActttaaaacttaaaatcattATTTCCAAACTTACACTAGGAAGTGTTGTGGAAACAAAAAAGCATTGTAGTGAATTTGTGTCTCGGTTACACAAACACTCTAAAGTCCTATCAAATCAAACATTATCTTCCATCCATCTTGTTTGAGAGTGTAACTTGTGAATTCACATATAGCAAACTTCATTTCTCTCACTTGTTAAAAAGATTTGTTAAGCTCAAGAAGAtcatagtatatatatatatatattttttgaaggaaagatCATAGTATATTATTGCTATAGGAAACGCAATTGTCGGTGCCAATCCACAATGTTCCACTATCGAACACAAAAAACCACCGagcataaataaaaattaggtaAAATCTACATCctacaataaatatatttcactTTGATGCACTTGAGTTTGAAAAAACACCGACTGTCATTGTTAATTGCAGATGCAAGTTTCAACAAAAGAGTAGTTGAGGATCgctcaaaagaagaaaatagagtagtTGCGGGTGCCAGATCATTCGAGACGACCTCGTTAAACGCTTGGCGATAACCagcattttccaatttttatgcAATCCTTCGTATATGCATGGCTATTGAATTCATAGAGAAAACCACTCCTTTAGGAACTATACAACAAATCCAACAATAAAATTAAGTCTTTAGGAAATCCTTTTGGGAActaatagagaaatgatatttatacaacaattttctaacaactttttgacaactttttctttgtacatatatcactactcttctAATATAACATTGTGCAAGAATTCCTCCTGAActcaaaaaaatggttttatttAAGTTCTTCAAGATCTACATATTAGATCAAGATATATCAAGaagaattttatattttcttaggGTGTTTAGAGTATCGTGgtgataaataaattattatttagttAATACTTCATACGTTTTAAAATACATATCGCAGGCAACCACTACATACATGCCAATACACAACTTTGACCATATTTATtatctttaatatatataataaaaaattataaatttgaacTCGAACACTcaacttctccacaatttaattgtgagagctctagccactagactacttgacaaataaatttgatattttgaaaataaatttgtggaatgaaataataaatagttaagaatatttatgaaaaaattaaataatttcatcaaaaataatatttcttttacatgtacaaaatattaaacttaaagtgagaaaataattttaaaataataaaaaaaagggtttgtctaacatgtgcaacattgcaaatgttaaaacaactaatagtagtaacttttttttggaaaacaacatttatatattcaaaagttttatatttttgatattaAATGTGCAAGTTCCaatataaaatttctattttaaacttctgcaaatttgcacatgatagaaaaaaccctaaaaaaaaaatcaaaggagGAAGTATAAACGTTCTTCTGACCAAGAGTCAATTTCTTTTCCATATAGAGCAAGTATAAACGTTTAATAGGGAATCAACATCAGTGGAATTGATTGCCTTGAAAACATGAGTGGAATTGGAAGCGGACAATAAGTAAATGAAAGGCAGCAAGGCTAAAAGCAACATCCAATACAGAACCAGAAGACCAAAAGCCAACACCTCTGACTCTATTATCTCTCGGTCAGTATTTTCCTAAATGTGTGTAATAttattaatgtttaatttttgaacattttgattttgattatataatgAAGTTGTAATTTGTTTTAGTCACAAAAAACGGTGCAATGGAGCCTGTTGATGCAGCAAAAGATGTTGGCAAGAATAGCTCCATTTCTGTGATGATTTCAAACCCTAAAGTGTTCGACTGCAGCATTTGTTTTCAACTCTTAAGCTTTCCAATCTTTCAGGTATGTATTCAAGTGACCTTTCTTTTAGTTGTTTTCTAAGTATGGGAAGAGTCTTTTTATTATCCTTGAATGATACTATACTTAAGAGTATATCTTAAGCTATATATTTTGTAGTCAACAATATCACGTGGCATAGGCAGAACAGGACGAGGATACATAACAAATGAGGCTTAGTAGTGAAAATAGTGAtcatgatgttttttttttttttgaaggagtagTGAtcatgatgatgttgatgaataagttataagttgttacaaattgaaattttatttaaggaatcacttttatttattttaaatgctTGGATGAGTTACTTTAACCATATTAGGGTTTGAATACTTGTAACAATGAACTTTGATTATTATTCGCGACTTATCAGACGGTTACTTGCTATACAGCTATAGTGTTTTGGCGACTTTCCAGCTGTACTCATCCACCGACTACATAgattttgataagaaaataattgagatgattatatatttagggaaatgctaaacTTCCCGTGAAAAATCATCCCGATTCAATTTGTTTGGCTATTGAATCTGCTGTGTTTTTTTGCTAAGTCAAAGATTGAAGTGGTTTGATTTATAACACAATGCATTTCGGGAACATATGGTTCGCTGTATATAACATTGCTGATTTATTTACGATGGTTATACTTTTGGTTGCATAACATATTAACAAGCCTTACAAGAATCTTCTTACTTTATTTTACTCATCAAATGGTTGAAAGTCTAATTTAATGATATACAATTATGTTGAAATTCAGTGTGATAATGGTCATATTGTTTGCTCTACCTGCTGCTCTAAGTTTGGGAACAAGTGTGACAAGTGCTCAAAATGCATTAGCTTAAAACGTTGTAGAGCCTTTGAGAATCTATTGCAATATATCAAAATGCCATGTCTGAATGAAAAATATGGTTGCAAGGAGACAATCGATTACATTCAGAAGAGGAAGCATGAAGAAGAATGCATCTATGTGCCATGTTATTGCCCCCTTTCAGGTTGTGACTTTGTTGCTTCATCAGAGGTGTTGTCCGACCATTTCAGCCATAAACACGAGGATtctcaaatcaatttttattatggATTTTCTTTTCTTGTCTCCTTGAAGTCTGATGATGAAGTCATTGTTCTTCAAGAGAAACGTAGTGGCAAAGTATTTATTCTCAATAATAGTACTAtgctttattcaaaaaaaaattacagtacTATGCTTTTGGGAAATGCAGTCAATATTTGTTGCTTTGGTCCAACTGCTTCTGTGTCCGAGTATAGTTATGATATATCGGCTAGGTCTCAGAAATGCAAACTGAAATTACACTCGTTTGCAAAGAATTTGCATCAAGTTACTTTAGCAACTCTTTCATCAGAGTTCCTTGTGATTCCAATTGGTTCTTCTGAACCTCTCGAGCTTGTAATTTGCATAACTCCCACAACCCCCACGGTACCAcctatttccttttctttgctttgtttttttcctattaaagtcttattattatcttttatgttttgaatttatACTCTAgcaatttatttcaaattcatcattttttcgCATGCAAAACTAAGATTGTTAGTGTCTactaattttctaattttggACCAGTTCTTGAAATATCAGtctcaatttttcttttattgatttaatGTCAACTGTGGTGCAGATGCGAATCTTCGTAAATTTACTGACTGGAGAGACAATCACTTTGGAGGTTAATAGTTTAGACACGATATGCAGTGTGAAAGAGAAGATTCTTGATGAGACAGAGTACTCGATGCAGAGCCAACGATTGATCTTTGCCGGCAAGCAACTAGATGACAGCCGGACTGTTGCCGATTACAACATTCAAAATGAGTCAACCATCGACGTTGCCTTCCGCATCCTTGGGGACTAGATTACGCCATACCATTCCCTATTACTACATACAAGAGCAGGCAACCGTCCACCTCGTCTTCCGCCATTGGCGACCTTTATCCTGAATACAATCACTGAAATATTACCTTATTGgatttgacttttgttgttttttttgtcttgaGCTGTATAATGATTGTTTTTACTGGGCATGATTTTCAGCAATTGAGTCAAGTAACGTAATCCTCACATATATACATGCAAACGAGTCAAGTATCTTGAATCCACTCCCTGCGTTTGAAATAATAGCGGTGAGTTGAAAAGTTACATTTATGTGTTTCTCTGAGTGACACAAATTTGCATACCTGAGTTAGAGTCAAGTAAGATTGTTAGTGATATATCTAAAAATATGGAGGAAAGAATGTTCATGAAGAGACATGAACAATATGGAGAAAAGAGGACAATGACGATGGAATTTAGAAAATACATCGACTCTGCTAAATGAAATATGAGGACACAAGGTAATAGGTTAGTTAGTTGATTCATGCAAGAGTATGCCAAAAATTGATCTAGAACTTGGTTTGCCACCGAGTCATCTGAACATCAATGCATCAAAGGAGAACTCATACGAGTATTATGGGGTTCCCAAGTCCCACATGGAGTAGTATAAGTTGTTTGGTTGAGCATTAACATGTTAAATGTGCCAATAACAATGCTATGATTTGGATGAAATGGCACTGTGTTCACTTGTCTATTGAAGGTTTTATTCTTTATACTTTGTCTCTTATTAAGTTTGCAATTTACGGTGCTAAATCTGCTGTCTCACACGTAGTCCTCAGGGAGTTTAAGACATGCATCCTTCATCTAGGAAACTATTATCTCTTTGGATCGAATCTCAGTACAACCAGTATATGTGGCACACCCGTATCTGCCTCGCATTCACAGCTAGCGGTGGCACATCTGTTTACACTTGCCTTAATTTGAAGCAGCAATCGAAAAAGTTTGTCAACACTTATCAAAATTTCTTTATACCCTTTTATGGCTGTCACCATTTGCTGCATATCGTTATGGAGCCTATTCGGCTACCATGTTTTTGAACTGAAGTATTTTAAACTTTCACGGTTGGGGATTAAGACAGATAAATGTATTAACCTTGGGAAATGATTGCATTCATGATTGAATTGGCCGTAAATTTAGTAGAGTTACACTGTGCTAGTGTGATACTGTAATTTTGATAAAAGCTGCACTTTAAAACTTAACAAAATCATTATTCTAAACTTACACTACGAAGTGTTGTGGAAACAAAAAAGCATTGTAGTGAATTTGTCTCGGTTACACGAGCAAATATTATACATTATGCTCCACATAACAAACTATAGCATTTTAATTGCttctttaataatatatttaatccatgtatgatgtatatttatttCACGACAATCTTTTCCTAACAAACTTGTGCATTTCAGTGAAACCAAATGCTTGTCTTGcctaaactaaaaacaaaaacaaaaacaaaaacaaaacttgtGCTACTGCAAACTTTATTTCTCTTCTGCctaaactaataataaaaaattatcttccATCCATCTATGCTTGAGAGTGTATACTTGTGAAATCAGACATAGCAAACTTCATTTCTCTTTCACTTGTTAAAAAGATTTGTTAAGCTCAAGTAGAACATAGTATAGTATTGCTACAGGAAACGCAATTGCCAATCCAAGAGAAACCCtgcaaaaaatttaaagtataaaaaattatgttgataTGTCACATAATTAACATCTGGTACGAAATTCgaccaaaaaaattacaatgcaCAAATTTGAAATGCacatttgtattttaattttaacactCACGCTGTGTTAAATATTTCGGCATGGAGATTGTACTCTTTGGCGAATACAAATGGAACGATACCTTGTGGAAGAGCAGCCTGCAAAATTAAATATGgagtcatataaatataagcatAGCTATACACATGACATTGAGCTAATTTTTGAGAAATTTACAagtggatttttatttttacctgAATAATTCCTACTTTAAAAACAACTCCACGAATACCAACGGCAGCAGAGGT
Proteins encoded in this window:
- the LOC11437704 gene encoding putative E3 ubiquitin-protein ligase SINA-like 6, which gives rise to MEPVDSEKAVGKNSSVSLMISNPKVFDCCICFLLLSIPIFQCKTGHIVCFTCCSKLGNKCDKCSKCISLKRCRAFENLLQYIKMSCPNEKYGCRETIDYSQKTKHEEKCIYVPCYCPISGCDFVASSEVLSNHFSNKHEDSQIKFSYGQSFIVSLKSDDDAIILQEKYDGKLFILINSTITTLLGNAVNICCFGPNASESEYSYGIKARSQRCKLKLHSFVTNVQQVTLGTLSPEFLMIPNGSSKPLKLEICITCTNPVMQIFVRDLNGKIITLKVKSLDTIFSVKEQIHDKKTYPVQDQRLTFCCRQLHDSMTVADNNIQKDSTLHLTLRLLGD
- the LOC120578306 gene encoding E3 ubiquitin-protein ligase SINA-like 10: MEPVDAAKDVGKNSSISVMISNPKVFDCSICFQLLSFPIFQCDNGHIVCSTCCSKFGNKCDKCSKCISLKRCRAFENLLQYIKMPCLNEKYGCKETIDYIQKRKHEEECIYVPCYCPLSGCDFVASSEVLSDHFSHKHEDSQINFYYGFSFLVSLKSDDEVIVLQEKRSGKVFILNNSTMLYSKKNYSTMLLGNAVNICCFGPTASVSEYSYDISARSQKCKLKLHSFAKNLHQVTLATLSSEFLVIPIGSSEPLELMRIFVNLLTGETITLEVNSLDTICSVKEKILDETEYSMQSQRLIFAGKQLDDSRTVADYNIQNESTIDVAFRILGD